The Deinococcus seoulensis region TTCGTTCGGTTTGGGTTCCAGCGCGAAGCGGTAGCCGTAGCCCTGCGACTCGCTGTACTCGGCCAGGAAGTTCAGGCTGTCGCGGAACCAGCCGAGGGCGCTCAGGAGTTTGCCGCCCGCGTCGACCTCGGTGCCCTCGCGGCCGCCCCAGAAGACGTAGGTGTGCGCGCCGAGTTCCGCGCCGAGGTCCATGCTGCGCATGGTTTTCTGCAGGGCGTACGCGCGGACGTGGGCGTCGGCGCTGGTGAACGCGCCGTCCTTGAAGGCCGGGTCGCTGAACAGGTTGGTGGTCGCCATCGGCACGACCAGCCCGTGATCGGACAGCGCCTCCCGGAACTCCGCGACGATGCGGTCACGCCCGGCGGCGCTGGCGTCGATGGGCACGAGGTCGTTGTCGTGCAGGTTCACGCCGTACGCGCCGAGCCCGGCGAGTTTCTGCACGATGTACGGGGCACTCAGGGGCGCGCGGGTGGGTTCCCCGAATGGGTCGCGGCCGGTGTTCCCGACGGTCCAGAGGCCAAAGGTGAACCGGTCGGCGGGCGTGGGCGTGAAGTCGGTCATGTGGGTGCTCCTTGGGTGGGGTCGCCAGAGGCGTCGGGAGAGGCAGGGTCGGATTCGGCGGGAAGGGACAGCGGTTTTCAGTTCCGCCGAAAGGCCAAGGGCACGCCCTTCAACTCCACTTCCAACCGCTGTCTTTCTCAGGTGCTCGGTCCGCTCGATTCAGAGGGATCGGGGGATACCCTCAATACCTCTGAATTCTGCTGTGAGGGGTAGAGGACGGAGCGCAGCTGCGCGTACCGCTGGGGCGCGCCGCCCAGGTCCTGCGGGGTGACGGGCTCGTCCGGCACGGGCCGGATGGCCTGCATGGCAGCCCCCAGGTCGGGGTGCAGTCCGGCGGCGGGCATGGCGAGGATGGCCGCGCCGTGCGCCGCGCCGGGCCGCGCCCCGGTCGGGCGGACCGGGAGGTTCACGGCGGCGCTGACCATGCCCAGCCACAGGTCGCTGCGGGCGCCGCCGCCGGTGGAGAGCAGTTCGGTCAGGCTGGAGAGCGGGCGGATCACAGCCTGCGTGTCGGCCAGTGAGGCGGCCACGCCTTCCAGCACGGCCCGCACGAGGTGGCCGCGTCCGTGGGCGAGGCTCAGTCCGGCGAAGGTGGCGCGGGCGCCGGGGTTCATCAGGGGGCTGCGTTCCCCGGCGAGGTACGGCAGGAACGTCACGCCGTCCGCGCCGGGCGGCACCTGCGCGGCCTCGTCCAGCAGCACTTCGATGGGCGTGTCCGGCGCGAGTTTCGCGTGCAGCCAGTGCAGGCTTCCGGCGGCGGCCAGCGTGACGCCCAGCAGGTGAAAGCCGCCGTCGGCGTGCGCGAAGCAGTGCACGCGGCCCTGCGGGTCGGGGCGCGGTTCGCTCTGCGGCGCGAAGATCACGCCGGACGTGCCCAGGCTGACGCTGCCGGTCTGCGGGCGCGCGGCGCCCAGGCCCAGTGCGATCCCGGCGGCGGCGTTGTCCCCGCCGCCCGTCACGACCGGCAGGCCCGGCGGGAGGTTCAGCTGCGCGGCCCACTCGCGGCTCAAGTGGCCGGTCACGGCGACCGAGGGCTGCACGGGCGGGAACAGGCCAGCACTCAGGTCCAGCGCGCCCAGCACGTCGGTGTCCCAGTCGCCGCGCGCGAGGTTCAGGGCGCCCACGCCGCTGGCGTCGGAGGGTTCGGTGGCGGCCTCGCCGGTCAGCACGAAGCCCAGGTAGTCCTTGGGCAGCAGCGCCAGCCGCAGCCGGGCGTGCAGGTCCGGTTCGTGGTCCCGCATCCACAGGATCTTGGGAAGTTGAAAGCCGGTCACGGCGCGGTTGCCGGTGCGGGCCACCAGGTCGGCGCGCGGCACGCGGCGTTCGATGTCCTCGACCTGCGCGCCGGTGCGCTGGTCGTTCCACAGCAGCGCGGGCCGCAGCACCTCGCCGCTGGCGTCCAGCGGGACGAGGCCGTGCATCTGTCCGGCCAGTCCCAGCGCGACCGGCGCGGCGTTCAGGGCTTCCAGCCGGGCGCTCAGGTCGCGCAGGGCGCGGCGCACGCCGTCCAGCCAGTCGTGGGGGCGCTGTTCGGTCCAGCCGGGCTGCGGGGTCAGCAGCGGGTAACTGGCGTCGGTCTCGGCGAGCACCTGTCCGGCGGCGGTCATGGCGACGACCTTCACGCCGCTGGTGCCGAGGTCCACGCCGATGGTGACGGGCGTGCGGGCAGGGGCGGGTGTGTGGACAGGGGCGTTCACGCGACCACTCCGCTCTCGGCGCTGCGGATGGTGCGGGCCAGGACCTGGGCGGCCACGCCGCGCGCGGCGAGCAGGGTCGAGTCGGTGCGGACCTGCACGCGGGTGGGGGGCGCGGTGGCGTACAGGTGGTGCTGGTGCTCGTGGAAGAAGTCCAGCGCGGCGGGCATCAGCGGGCCGCCCAGGCGGGTCAGGGGGCCGCCCAGGACGATCTCGCTGGGGTTCAGGGTGTGGTTGAGGTTGGTGAGCAGCAGCCCCAGCGCCTCCCCGGCGCGCCGCAGCGTGACCTGCACCTCGGGTTCGTCCAGGCGGGCGTTCACGGCCTCGACCAGCGGGCCGTGCGGGATGCCCAGCGCGGCGCGGATCGCCCAGCCGCTCAGGAGTGTCTCGGCGCAGCCGCGGTTGCCGCAGTGGCAGTACAGGCCGCCGGGTTGCAGGACGGTGTGCCCGATCTCGCCTGCGAGGTGTCCGGCGCCGCGCAGCAACCGGGGTTCGGGGGTCCCGACGACCAGTCCGGCGCCGATGCCGCTGCCCAGGCTCAGGTAGGCCAGCATGTCGGGCGCGTCGCGGCCGCGCAGGTAGCTCTCGGCGAAGGCGGCGGCGTTCGCCTCGTTCTCCAGCAGGGTCAGGCCCGGTAGGGCGGGCAGGTGGGCGCTCAGCAGGTCGAGGAACGGCACGTCGCGCCAGCCGAGGTTCGGGGCGAGCAGCAGCAGGTGGCCGGGCTGCGAGACGGGGCCGGGCACGGCGACGCCCAGGCCCAGCAGTTGCCGGTCGCGGGCGGCGGGGTCGTTCTGCGCGGCGGTGATCAGTGCGGCGAGGGTGGCGGCGGCGGTGTCGGGGTCGCCGGTGGGGCCGTCGTGGACGTGCCGGGTCAGGACGCGGCCGGTCAGGGTGGTCGCGACGACGCGCAGGCCCTGCACGCCGACGTCCGCGCCGATGATGACGTGGCGGTCCTCGTTCAGGTGGACGGGGCGGCCGGGGCGGCCGAGCCCGCCGTGCTGGAGGGTGCCCTCGGTCAGCCAGCCCTCGTCGAGCAGTTCCTGGACGACGGTGCCGACGGTGACCTTGGTGACGTGGGTGCGGGCGGCCAGTTCGGCGCGGCTGAGGCCGGGTTCCTGCCGGACGAGTTCGAGGATGGCGGAGCGGTTGAGGCGTTTGAGGTAGCTCTGGTCGCCGGCGCGGGCGGGTCTGGTGTGGGTGGTCATGCAGGTGGTCGCTTCCCGTGGTGAGGAGGCCGCAGCAGGCAGGAACGCGGGGTTCCGGCGCGGCGCGGCCAGTCGATTAAGTAAAACTTTCTGACGAAGTTCAGCGTAGGACGCCGCGCACAGTTCGTCAAGCCTGAGAGACATGAGTGCAGCCGGGCACCCCCGACCGCCGCCGCCGGCAGACGCGGGAGGGCCGGGGCGTTCAGTCGCCGCTGGACGGCGTTTCTATCCCGCACCGTTCCGGCTGGCGCGCATGGCGTGGGCCGCCCGGGCGCTGCCCGGCCAGGGGTCGCTGCGACCGCTCAGGCCGATTGAATCCGTCTCAGACGGCACCACCCACGTCTCCCCTGCCCGCCGGACACGTGCGGCCGCCGGGACGCTTGACGGACCGCGCGCCGGTATGGTTAAGTTCCATTAAGTAAACAATTCTTACTAGCCGGGAACCCCGCCGGGGGCTCCTCCCGGCGCCCGGTCCCCGCCGCTCACCGCGAGGCGGCGCCTGCTCATCCCGTTCCCCCGGACGCGACGTGCAGACGCCACCCACTCCCGCCGCCCACACCCCTCGCCCCCCTCACGACCCTGGAGGTCCCCCATGCACCGAACCGCCCTGACCCTCGCCGCCGCCCTGCTGCTCGGTAGCGCCCACGCCCAGGACAAGGTCACGCTGACCGTCGCGGCCTTCCCCAGCCTCGACAGCGCCATCAAGGCCATCATTCCCGCCTGGAACAAACTGCATCCCAACGTCACCATCAAACTCCAGGCGCAGGAATTCGCCGATCACCACAACGCCATGACCACCGCCCTCGCCACCGGCCAGGGCCTGCCGGACGTGATGGCCATCGAGATCGGCTACGTCAGCAAGTTCGCCGAGGGACGCGGCCTCGAGGACCTGAACCAGGCGCCGTACAGCGCCGCGCAGTACAAGAAACTGTTCACGCCGTTCACGATCGGGCAGGCCACCAGCGCCGACAAACGCTTCATCGCCATGCCCACCGACATCGGCCCCGGCACCTTCTTCTACCGCAAGGACATCCTCGACAAGGCCGGTGTGAACCCCGCCAGCATGACCGGCAGCTGGGAAGGCTTCATCGCCGCCGGGAAGACCATCAAGGCCAAGACCGGCGCGTCCCTGATCAACACGGCCGCCAGCATCAACAACGTCATCATCCGCACCAACCTCAAGAAAGGCGAGGGCATCTACTTCGACGACAAGAACAACCTGCTCGTCGGCCCCGACAACGCCCGTTTCGTGCGCGCCTTCACGCTCTCCAAGCAGGTCCGTGACGCCGGACTGGACGCCAAGATCGGCGAGTGGAGCAACGAATGGTACGACGCCTTCAAGAAAGGCACGGTCGCCACGCAGTTCAGCGGCGCGTGGCTGCAGGGCGCCCTGCAGAACTGGATGGCCCCCGACACCAAGGGCCTGTGGCGCGTGCAGAACCTCCCGGAAAAAGGCTTCGCGTCGTGGGGCGGCAGCTTCTACGCCATTCCCAGCCGGGCCGCGAACAAGCAGTGGGCCTGGGAGTTCATCAAGTTCATGACCCTGAACCAGACCTCGCAGATCACGGCGTTCAAGGACAACGGCGCGTTCCCGGCGCTGCTGACCGCGCAGAAGGACAAGGCGTTCAGCGAGGCCGTGCCGTTCCTGGGCGGCCAGAAGGCCCGCATCCTGTGGCGTGACGCGGCCGCCAGGACCCAGCCCATCGACGTGAACCGGTACGACTCGGTCGCCGAGCAGATCGTGCAGACCGAACTGACCAACGTGCTCGAACAGGGCAAGGACGTCAAGCAGGCGCTCGCGGACGCCCGCGCCCAGATCGCGCGCCGCGCCCGCTGAGCCAGGTCCCGGGGGTGACCCGGCCACTTCCCGCCCGGCGGGAAGGCGGCGGGGCCACCCCCCTCCTCCGTCTGGCCGCTCCGTCCGGGTGCGCCGCAGAGCCGTCCCCACCCGCCCCCGCAGGAAGTTCACGCAGAGGAAGTTCCGTATGTCTGACCGTTTCAGTCCGTCCCGACCGGCCCGGCCGCGCTGGAGTTACGCCCGCGCGCAGCAGCGGCTGGCGCCGTACCTGTTCACCAGTCCCTTTTTCATCCTGTTTCTCGTGTTCAGCCTGTTCCCGCTGGGCTTCAGTCTGTTCCTGGCCTTTCACCTGTGGAATCCCCTGGACGGCCTGGGCAACTGGCGGTTCGTGGGCTGGGAGAACTTCGCGCTGGCGCTGGGCGCCCGGGACCAGTTCTGGGTGGCGCTGAAGAACACCGTGTGGATCGGGCTGCTCTCGGGCGTGCCGCAGCACCTCGTGGCGCTGCCGCTGGCGTTCGTGATTCATCAGTTCCTGCGGCGCTGGCAGACGGGCGTCAGCACCGTGCTGTTCCTGCCGTACATCACGAACGCCGTGGCGATCACCATCGTGTTCGGCATGCTGTACTCCGAGAACCTGGGCCTGCTGAACTACCTGCTGGCGCAACTGGGCCTGGGGCCGGTGCGCTGGCTGGCCGTGCCGGAACTCGTGCCGTACTCGGTCGGGGCGGTCGTGTTCTGGCGGTACGTGGGCTGGAACGTGATCCTGTACCTGTCGGGCCTGCAGGCCATCAGCGAGGACGTGTACGAGGCCGCCACCGTGGACGGCGCCAGCGCCTGGCAGAAGTTCTGGTTCATCACGCTGCCGCTGCTGCGACCCATGATGTTCTACGCGTTCACGCTGACCATCGTGGGCAACATGCAGCTGTTCGAGGAGCCGTTCATCATGGTCGGCCAGGGCGGCGGCAGCGGCGGCGCGGGCCTGACGAGCGCCATGCACATCTTCAACACCGCGTTCCGCGACCTGGACATGGGGTACGCCTCGGCCATGAGCTGGCTGCTGTTCCTGGCGATCTTCGCGCTGAGCATGGTGAACAACTACCTCTTCTCCCGTGACGGAGGCCGCGAACCATGACCAGTAAACCCCTGCGGGCCGCCGTGCCCGCCCCCAGTCCCCGCACGCCGCGCCGCGCGTGGCGCTCGCCGGGCCGGATCCTGATGGGCCTGTTCGTGGCCCTGGCGTGCTTCCTGTCGGTCGTGCCGTTCTACCTGATGTTCGTGTGGGCGACGCTGCCCAGCGATCAGATCTTCGCGGTGCCGCCGCACCTGTGGTTCGGGTCGGCCATCGCCGAGAACTTCGGGAAGATGATGGACGCCACCGATGGCTTCGCGCTGCGGCAGTTCTGGAATTCGCTGTACATCGCGCTGCTGGCCACCGCGACCACGCTGTTCTTCTGCTCGCTGGCGGGCTTCGCGTTCGCGATGTACGACTTCCGGGGCAAGCGGGCCATGTTCACGTTCATCCTGCTGACCATGCTGATTCCGCCGCTGGTCATGGACATTCCCAGCTTCCTGGTCATGAACAACGTGCTGCAGTGGATCGGCAAGCCGCGCACGCTGTGGGTGCCGGGCATGGCGAACGCCTTCGGGATCTTCCTGATGCGGCAGTACATCATGGCGGCCCTGCCGCGCACGCTGATCGAGGCGGCCCGGCTGGACGGCGCGACCGAGTTCGGGATCTTCACGCGGGTGGTGCTGCCGCTGATCCGGCCGATCCTGGCGACGCTGGGCGTCGTGACGTTCGTGGGTTCGTGGAACAACTTCAAGGGAGCGCTGATCATGAAACTCAGCGAGGACCCCACCATGACGCTGCCGCTGTCGCTGCGGCGCATCACGGGCGGCGCCACGAACGTGAACGCCGACTGGGGCGCGACCCTGATGATGGTCGTCCTGACCGTCATTCCGCTGCTGGTCATCTTCCTGTTCGCCAGCCGTCAGGTGATCTCGGGCCTGACGAGCGGGGCTGTCAAGGACTGATGCGGCCCTCCTGTCCGCTCCTGCTCGCACTGCTGACCGCCACGGCGGCGGGCGCGGCGACCGTCACGCCCGGCCCGGCCGCGCCCCGCCCGATCCGCCCGGAGAGCGTCAGCGCCTTCAACCTCGGGAACTGGATGCCGGTCGTGGAGCACCTGCCCACCCTGCGCGCCCTGAACACGGCCGGGGTGCGCTGGCCCGGCGGGAACATCGGTGACGAGCAGAACCGCACGCCAGCGGCCCTCCAGACCCTGAAGAGCAACTGGACGCTGCTGGGCCAGCCGACCCTGATGATCCAGACCCGCGTGTTCAGTCGCCCCGGCGGCAACCAGGGCGGCGCCGAGGCCAGGAACACCCCGCAGGACGCCGCCGACCTCGTGCGCCTGGCCCGCGACCTGGGCCTGAAGGTCACGTACTGGGAGATCGGGAACGAACCGGACCTGTACGCCACCAACCGCGGCGACCCCAGCTGGACGCCCGAACGGTACTGCGGCGTGGCCCGCGCCCAGCGCGCCGCGATCCTGGGTGTGGACCCGCAGGCCCGCATCGCCGGTCCCGCCGTCAGCAACCCGGGGGCGTTCCTGGACGCGGTCATTCAGACCTGCGGGGACGCCTTCGACCTGATCACCTGGCACCTGTACCCCGGTAACGGCGACGGCACGGCCGCCCAGGCGCTCGCCAGCATCGAGCGGGCCGGGAGCACCCTGGCGCGCGTGGAGGCGCTGTGGGCCGACCCGGCCAGCAATCCGCACGCGCAGGGGCGGCCGCTGGCGCAGGGCGTGACCGAGTACGCGCAGTCCTGGCGCAGCGACCGCAGCACGCACCTGTCGGACGCCGTGGGAGGCCTGTGGGCGGCCGGGGCGGCGCTGCGCCTCTCGGAGGGCGGGGCCGTGTTCAACCCGTACTTCTCGCTGATGGCGACCGGCAACCACGGCCTGATCGACGACGCGGGCTTCCCGCGCTTCGGGTACGCCGCCTTCCGCGAACTCGCGCACTACCGCGGCCTGACGCTGGACCTGCGCAGCGACGACCCGGCCGTGTGGGTGCACGGCGCGCAGCCCATCGGCGGCACGCAGCTGACCGTGTTCGCGCTGAACACCGCCGACACGCCCACGCCCCTGACCGTCCGCCTGCCCGGTTACGCCGTGATCGGCGCGAAGACCATCACGGACGCCGACGTGAACGCCGACCGCCCCCCCCGCCCGCTGGATGTGCGCGGCCCCGTGACCCTGCCGCCCCTGAGTTTCACGCGCCTCGTCCTGAAAGCCTCTCCCCTGCCTGCCCCGGAGCAACCATGACCCACCCACCCGCCCATTCAGAGTTCAGTCCCGTCACCCTGCCGCCCGAGAGCCTGACCGCCCGGCCGGACCCCCGCCGCTTCCCGCCGCGTTTCACGTGGGGCGTGGCGACCGCCGCGTACCAGGTCGAGGGCGCCGCCCGCGAGGACGGGCGCGGCCCGAGCATCTGGGACACGTTCTCTCACACGCCGGGCCGCGTGAAGGGAGGCGATACCGGCGACGTCGCCTGCGACCACTACCACCGCCTGGAAGCGGACCTGGACCTGATCGCCAGTCTGGGCGTGAACGCCTACCGCTTCAGCGTGGCGTGGCCGCGCGTGCAGCCCACCGGGCGCGGAGCGGTCAACCCGAAGGGCCTGGACTTCTACTCGCGGCTGGTCGATGGCCTGCTCGCGCGCGGCGTGACGCCGTGGCTCACGCTGTACCACTGGGACCTGCCGCAGGCCCTTCAGGATACGGGCGGCTGGGCCAGCCGTGACACCGCGCACGCCTTCGGGGAGTACGCGGGCATCGTGGCGGCCGGACTGGGCGACCGCGTGCGGCACTTCATCACCATCAACGAGCCGTGGTGCGCGGCGTTCCTGGGGTACGGGATCGGCATTCACGCGCCGGGGCACACGGACCTCGCCCGGAGTTACGCGGCGGCGCACCACCTGCTCGTCGGGCACGGGCTGGCCGTGCAGGCCGTGCGGGCGCACGCGCCGGGCGCGCAGGTGGGCATCACCCTGAACCTGTACGAGGGCTACCCGGCCACCGACACGCCCGCCGACCGCGCCGCGACCCGCCGTCAGGACGGCTTCCAGAACCGCTGGTACCTGGACCCCGTGTACGGGCGCGGCTACCCGCAGGACATCCTGGACCTGCTGGGCGACGCCAGCCCGCACGCGCAGGGGCTGGCGTTGCCGGGCGACACGGAACTGATGGGCGCCCCCACCGATTTCCTGGGCGTGAACATGTACTCCCGCGCGGTCGTCGAGGACGCGCCGGGCGACGGCTGGCTGCACTCCCGGCAGGTGCGCCCGGAAGGCAGC contains the following coding sequences:
- a CDS encoding carbohydrate ABC transporter permease: MSDRFSPSRPARPRWSYARAQQRLAPYLFTSPFFILFLVFSLFPLGFSLFLAFHLWNPLDGLGNWRFVGWENFALALGARDQFWVALKNTVWIGLLSGVPQHLVALPLAFVIHQFLRRWQTGVSTVLFLPYITNAVAITIVFGMLYSENLGLLNYLLAQLGLGPVRWLAVPELVPYSVGAVVFWRYVGWNVILYLSGLQAISEDVYEAATVDGASAWQKFWFITLPLLRPMMFYAFTLTIVGNMQLFEEPFIMVGQGGGSGGAGLTSAMHIFNTAFRDLDMGYASAMSWLLFLAIFALSMVNNYLFSRDGGREP
- a CDS encoding GH1 family beta-glucosidase is translated as MTHPPAHSEFSPVTLPPESLTARPDPRRFPPRFTWGVATAAYQVEGAAREDGRGPSIWDTFSHTPGRVKGGDTGDVACDHYHRLEADLDLIASLGVNAYRFSVAWPRVQPTGRGAVNPKGLDFYSRLVDGLLARGVTPWLTLYHWDLPQALQDTGGWASRDTAHAFGEYAGIVAAGLGDRVRHFITINEPWCAAFLGYGIGIHAPGHTDLARSYAAAHHLLVGHGLAVQAVRAHAPGAQVGITLNLYEGYPATDTPADRAATRRQDGFQNRWYLDPVYGRGYPQDILDLLGDASPHAQGLALPGDTELMGAPTDFLGVNMYSRAVVEDAPGDGWLHSRQVRPEGSEYTGFDWEVAPHSLTDLLLRVQRDYDPPAVYVTENGATYPDTVETDGTVNDEARTRYFQMHVAALQPALDGGAKVGGYFAWSLMDNFEWAEGYEKRFGIVHVDFGTQARTVKASGRWYADFLARTHAEVNA
- the xylB gene encoding xylulokinase; translated protein: MNAPVHTPAPARTPVTIGVDLGTSGVKVVAMTAAGQVLAETDASYPLLTPQPGWTEQRPHDWLDGVRRALRDLSARLEALNAAPVALGLAGQMHGLVPLDASGEVLRPALLWNDQRTGAQVEDIERRVPRADLVARTGNRAVTGFQLPKILWMRDHEPDLHARLRLALLPKDYLGFVLTGEAATEPSDASGVGALNLARGDWDTDVLGALDLSAGLFPPVQPSVAVTGHLSREWAAQLNLPPGLPVVTGGGDNAAAGIALGLGAARPQTGSVSLGTSGVIFAPQSEPRPDPQGRVHCFAHADGGFHLLGVTLAAAGSLHWLHAKLAPDTPIEVLLDEAAQVPPGADGVTFLPYLAGERSPLMNPGARATFAGLSLAHGRGHLVRAVLEGVAASLADTQAVIRPLSSLTELLSTGGGARSDLWLGMVSAAVNLPVRPTGARPGAAHGAAILAMPAAGLHPDLGAAMQAIRPVPDEPVTPQDLGGAPQRYAQLRSVLYPSQQNSEVLRVSPDPSESSGPST
- a CDS encoding ROK family protein encodes the protein MSLRLDELCAASYAELRQKVLLNRLAAPRRNPAFLPAAASSPREATTCMTTHTRPARAGDQSYLKRLNRSAILELVRQEPGLSRAELAARTHVTKVTVGTVVQELLDEGWLTEGTLQHGGLGRPGRPVHLNEDRHVIIGADVGVQGLRVVATTLTGRVLTRHVHDGPTGDPDTAAATLAALITAAQNDPAARDRQLLGLGVAVPGPVSQPGHLLLLAPNLGWRDVPFLDLLSAHLPALPGLTLLENEANAAAFAESYLRGRDAPDMLAYLSLGSGIGAGLVVGTPEPRLLRGAGHLAGEIGHTVLQPGGLYCHCGNRGCAETLLSGWAIRAALGIPHGPLVEAVNARLDEPEVQVTLRRAGEALGLLLTNLNHTLNPSEIVLGGPLTRLGGPLMPAALDFFHEHQHHLYATAPPTRVQVRTDSTLLAARGVAAQVLARTIRSAESGVVA
- a CDS encoding ABC transporter substrate-binding protein; the protein is MHRTALTLAAALLLGSAHAQDKVTLTVAAFPSLDSAIKAIIPAWNKLHPNVTIKLQAQEFADHHNAMTTALATGQGLPDVMAIEIGYVSKFAEGRGLEDLNQAPYSAAQYKKLFTPFTIGQATSADKRFIAMPTDIGPGTFFYRKDILDKAGVNPASMTGSWEGFIAAGKTIKAKTGASLINTAASINNVIIRTNLKKGEGIYFDDKNNLLVGPDNARFVRAFTLSKQVRDAGLDAKIGEWSNEWYDAFKKGTVATQFSGAWLQGALQNWMAPDTKGLWRVQNLPEKGFASWGGSFYAIPSRAANKQWAWEFIKFMTLNQTSQITAFKDNGAFPALLTAQKDKAFSEAVPFLGGQKARILWRDAAARTQPIDVNRYDSVAEQIVQTELTNVLEQGKDVKQALADARAQIARRAR
- a CDS encoding carbohydrate ABC transporter permease, which produces MTSKPLRAAVPAPSPRTPRRAWRSPGRILMGLFVALACFLSVVPFYLMFVWATLPSDQIFAVPPHLWFGSAIAENFGKMMDATDGFALRQFWNSLYIALLATATTLFFCSLAGFAFAMYDFRGKRAMFTFILLTMLIPPLVMDIPSFLVMNNVLQWIGKPRTLWVPGMANAFGIFLMRQYIMAALPRTLIEAARLDGATEFGIFTRVVLPLIRPILATLGVVTFVGSWNNFKGALIMKLSEDPTMTLPLSLRRITGGATNVNADWGATLMMVVLTVIPLLVIFLFASRQVISGLTSGAVKD